The genomic window TCATTATTTCCTGAATAATATCGGCTAGAACCACTAATACTATTCATTCCAGTAATTGATGTACTAGAATTATCATCTGTTGTTTCCCAATCAAAATCAAGATGAGAATACAATTCATTGTTTAAATTTTTATTTAAAGCACTGAAATAACGAATATATTTTCTGTTAATAGGAGTAGGTAATACCTCTACAGCAGCTCGACCTTGAGCATCATAAATAACTTCTCCAACAATAGCTTTATCATTTGTGTTGATTTTTGTAACCGTTTGCCTGTTACGCAAAGAGCCATCAAAATAGCTGACTACTTCTTTCTTTTTTCCTTGTTCAGCATAACTAGCCTGAAATTGCCAGTTTTTTTTATCTTCATGCTCAAAGTCAATAGTAGTATAACTTTTAATCCAATCAGAAACTTTTGTTTTATTAGCTATGCCAGAACTCCAAGGACCATAATATACTTTTTTGATATCGTCCAAAAATCGACCCACAGCCCTAACACGATAAATGATAAAACCTTTAGAATAAATTAGAGGAATTTCGTATGAAGCATTTGGTGTTCGTACTCTAGTGTTATTTAATTCGAAATCTCTAGATGAAAAATCAACTTGCTCAGCGCTTATTGTATTTTGTAAATTTTCTTTTCCATAATTATCAACCCAAGTCCATTCAAGCTCATATTCTAAAGCTCCTACTAAAGGTTGCCAGCTAAAATTTAATGCAACATGCGATTCATCAGCAGGATCATCTATAATAGCGGTTTTAATATTAGCCAATTGTTCTGTAACAAGATAATAGCGTTCAGATTCAAAGCCTAACTCCAATGATACATTGTCATTTAGTACATTTGGTGTTCCGTTTGTCTCGTAAGATTTAACTATGACTTTTACCCCATATCTATTAGTTAATTCATGAGACGATAAATCGATGAAGTTTGCAGAATTTCCCAAAGGGTTGTATTCTACCTCTAAAGTTGTATCATATTGGTTAGCAGCTATCTCTTCATCTCCATTAGGAAGAATTGGGATGACGGTTAAAACAACTTTTGTTTTAGCATGCACAAATGGCGCCAAGTTACTATTGACCTTCAATCTAATATAAGCTTTTGGGCTTATCGATATTTGATTAGGGATTTTTATCTCTGGATCAACAATACGCTTAGCAATATTTATATTCTTGATTTGCTCACTATTGTAGGTTTCTACTGGAGCTTTATAAATATTCTTTTGTGCAAACATTGATGCATTGCTCATGATAATGATTATCAAGCATGCTATAAAGTTTAATTTACGTGGTATTTTATATCTGTTCATAAAATGGGGAATATTATGATTTAAATAATTGATAAGTTGAGAATTTATTAGAGAGCATTATTTCATTTCCTTTTTCAGTAAAATAACTTTCTTTAGAAATGAGAAGATTGTCTCGTTTTTCATTTTTTTCTCTATTCGTAAAAGTGATTTCCAATCTAGGAGTCGAATAAATTCGTTTTCCTTTTTCGTCTTTACTTTCCATTTTTTCTGTAAAAAACAGATTTTGCTTTACAACCTGATAATCTTTCTTCCGAATATAGATTACAATTTTATTGAGCATAATCTGCGTTATTTTGTTTGGAGTCAGTTCACAGATGAAATTATTTTTATCCGTTGTAATTAGTTTGGCATTATACGCATCCAAATAATTTTTTAGCGATAAAGGTGATTCGTCTATTTTTTTTTGTTTCTCGATAACGACCGCTTTTTGATCATGATTTATTTTTATTCCGACATTTTTAAAAGAAACAAATTCAGTGTTTTTAATTTTGAAATAGTTTACATTATTCTTTTTCAAAACAATACCAGAATAATGGCGATAAACTTTTTTAGAATTATAATTTTCGTATAAATTATAATTTGAAGTGGCACACAGATAAGGAGCATCGTTAAATGCTTGTGAGGCATTATTAATGATTTGCTGAGCTGTTATTTTTTTTTCCTGACTATTTACGGCAATTGAAATGAACAGGAAACAGATGTTAAAAATTATAAGTTTTGCTTTCATTAGTTTTAATCATTTTTAGTATTACCACTTCTTGTTTCCTGAATTGTAAAGACTCCTTTTTCAGTTTCTTTTTTAACTCTTATTAGACCTCCTTCTAAATCATATTCATAAAAAGTAGCATAATTGTTTTCATCTAATTCAGCCATTAAACGTTGTGTTTTTTGATCGTAAACAAAACTTTTCATATTTCCTTTTGTAGGTAATATTCTGATGTCATCAAAATAAACAGTTTTTCCGTCTGAGGTATATTCATTGACAAGATCTAATTTCATGTCATCCACATTATTAGGAACTACAAATTCGCCAACAATTCGTTGCCATCCATCTATTATTTCTCCAGAGGTATGAAAACTATTTGGAGCCCCAATTTCAGATCCACTCGTGTCTGTAAATGAAATAGCGATACTTGTTTTACTGTAATTTTTCACTTGTAAAAAAGGAGTATTATCATCTACTTCTTTTACCCAACCGCTTACTAAATATTTTTCATTTTTCACTAAATTAAATGAAGCGCAATAGTTGCAAGGAGTACAATCGGTTACATTTAAATTTTTATAAAAATTAGTAATACAGCCATCTTGACTGGTTGCAACCATGTTTAATCTATAAGTACCAGCACTAACAAATTCAAAGGAGAATTCTCCTGTTGTGTTGGTTACTTCGTTTACTGTATTGTCTGCTGTGTCTTTAAGTGTCCATTTGTAAGTTAAATTTGTTTCATTAGTTTCAAATTTTACATTCATAATGTTTTGCATACAGATTTCTTCTGCAGGATCAGAACATGAAATAACAGTTAAAATTCTTGGTATCATAGTGCTACATTTTGTAGCACCATTTGCTGTGATAAGTGTAAGTGTATAATCTCCTGGAGTTGGAAAATTAAAAGAATATAAACCAGTTGTGTTTGAAGGAGAACGATCTAAAATAGTTCCATTAGAATCTGCAACCGACCAAATGTAAGATAGATTTGGTACTGAGGTTTCAAATGAGAAGTTGCTTTTTTGAAGTGCACATAGTTGCTCTGTTTCTTGATTAATTTGTCCAGCGTCATTGGTGCATTTCGAAACTTCTAGTTTGATATCATTTCTCTGTAAAGTAAGATCATTAATATTTTCGTTGTTTGATAAACAATAGTATGTACCTGTATTTGCTGTTGTTGCATACGGAATTGTATAGTTTTTTGAAGTAGCGCCAGGAATACTAATATCATCTTTAAACCATTGAAATTTATCTCCATTTTCGCCTATAACATATTTATCATCTTCGATCATTGTTAAAGTAACAGAATCACCAGTTGAGGCAAACATGTTTTTTTCAGTATCTGTTTTAGCCTGTGGCTGATACAAGAAAGTACTTATTCGAGATAAATTTTCAAATTGTGGAAGTAAATCGACAAAACGATACCTATTTTCAAGGATGTAAAAAGCTTGAAGATTTGTAATTGAATTTATTGTAGACGGAATTGCCCCCTCAAGTTCATTGTCATATAAATAAAGATTTTGAAGACTTGTTAATTGTCCTATTTCTGCAGGAATAGATCCCGTAAGGTTACAAGTGCTTAAACTTAATTCAGATAAACTAGCAAAATTAAATATCCATGATGGTATGTTTCCTGATGTAAAATTATTACTAGATAAGTTTAATGTTGATAGATTTGTTAATCCAGACAAATCTGTAATAGGACCATTGAAGTTGCAATTTGAAAGTTCAAGTTTGTTTAAAGCCGTCAAATTATTCATCCAAGCAGGGATAGGAGCGTTGCTAAAATCATTAAAGCTTAATAGTAAGGTGTTCAATTGCG from Flavobacterium sp. KACC 22763 includes these protein-coding regions:
- a CDS encoding leucine-rich repeat domain-containing protein, coding for MANIFKIKKYWVLTICMVFCSLTSVIGQEQELSDNQIGFNVSRITASLKLKGISDQNIQIEIAKQRAIYKTQFLTMQKGKEAVLQEITPKKSARMMATRMATAENSDPVPASERAALIALYNSTNGDSWYNSGWDINNPDSDVSTWQGVIVSEGHVAGLSLGYNGLTGSIPNLSGLPYLQILDLSANGFTSTIIDQSLSSLVNLKFLDLSYCAFTGPIPDLSPLSELTGLSLLGNNFAGYQIPAWLNNLQSLNTLYLNDCYFSGTIPNLGNLTNLNHLSLSNNVFDSPTVPSWLNNLTSLQSLNLSNSNFTGQIPDLSALQSLTNLSLSNSNFTGVSIPSTFNSLTNLNTLDLSLSHFTGNIPDLSSLTQLNTLLLSFNDFSNAPIPAWMNNLTALNKLELSNCNFNGPITDLSGLTNLSTLNLSSNNFTSGNIPSWIFNFASLSELSLSTCNLTGSIPAEIGQLTSLQNLYLYDNELEGAIPSTINSITNLQAFYILENRYRFVDLLPQFENLSRISTFLYQPQAKTDTEKNMFASTGDSVTLTMIEDDKYVIGENGDKFQWFKDDISIPGATSKNYTIPYATTANTGTYYCLSNNENINDLTLQRNDIKLEVSKCTNDAGQINQETEQLCALQKSNFSFETSVPNLSYIWSVADSNGTILDRSPSNTTGLYSFNFPTPGDYTLTLITANGATKCSTMIPRILTVISCSDPAEEICMQNIMNVKFETNETNLTYKWTLKDTADNTVNEVTNTTGEFSFEFVSAGTYRLNMVATSQDGCITNFYKNLNVTDCTPCNYCASFNLVKNEKYLVSGWVKEVDDNTPFLQVKNYSKTSIAISFTDTSGSEIGAPNSFHTSGEIIDGWQRIVGEFVVPNNVDDMKLDLVNEYTSDGKTVYFDDIRILPTKGNMKSFVYDQKTQRLMAELDENNYATFYEYDLEGGLIRVKKETEKGVFTIQETRSGNTKND